A region from the Pseudomonas cucumis genome encodes:
- a CDS encoding DUF1345 domain-containing protein: MPLLARTHPRLSAAAVFGLAVGILAPADSILGKILIGWNVGVWTYLILIVWLATRAKALDVKRIAEIEDENAGLVLFVVCIAALASLATITFELAGSKDLETSRKLLHYGLTALTVIGSWLLIGVIFSVHYARLFYTWDGKDLALRFAEGLETPNYWDFLYFSFTIGVAVQTSDVGVATRGIRKIVLAQSLISFLFNTAILGFSINIAAGLFN, translated from the coding sequence ATGCCCCTACTCGCCCGCACCCACCCTCGCTTGTCTGCGGCAGCCGTGTTTGGTCTCGCTGTGGGCATTCTGGCTCCGGCCGACTCGATCCTCGGCAAAATCCTCATCGGCTGGAATGTCGGGGTCTGGACGTACCTGATCCTGATAGTTTGGCTCGCCACACGCGCCAAAGCCCTGGACGTCAAGCGCATTGCCGAGATCGAAGATGAAAACGCCGGGTTGGTGTTGTTCGTGGTGTGCATCGCGGCGCTGGCTAGTCTGGCGACCATCACCTTCGAACTGGCCGGCAGCAAGGACCTGGAAACCAGTCGCAAGCTGCTGCATTACGGCCTCACTGCGCTGACGGTCATCGGTTCGTGGCTACTGATCGGCGTGATTTTCAGCGTGCACTACGCCCGCCTGTTCTACACCTGGGACGGCAAAGACCTGGCGCTGCGCTTCGCTGAAGGCCTGGAAACCCCCAATTACTGGGACTTCCTGTATTTCTCCTTCACCATCGGCGTGGCGGTGCAGACCTCGGATGTCGGCGTGGCGACACGGGGTATTCGCAAGATCGTGCTGGCGCAATCGCTGATTAGTTTTTTGTTCAACACAGCGATTCTCGGCTTCTCAATTAATATTGCGGCGGGACTGTTCAACTGA